Proteins encoded by one window of Streptococcus suis S735:
- the pepT gene encoding peptidase T, with translation MKYPTLLDRFLVYVKENTRSDENSTTTPSTQNQVEFAQNILLPEMERIGLQNVHYLPNGFAVGTLPANDPSLTRKIGFIAHMDTADFNAEGVNPQIIENYDGNPIALGTSGYELHPKDFPQLANYHGQILITTDGTTLLGSDDKSGIAEIMTAIEFLIQNPDIKHCEIRVGFGPDEEIGVGADKFDVKDFDVDFAYTMDGGPLGELQYETFSAAGAKIDFLGRNVHPGSAKDQMINAFQMAIDFHNALPETDRPEKTEGYEGFFHLMNMEGSVDTASTTYIIRDFEEEDFQARKQLMLDIAEKMNANFDTPRVIVNLHDQYYNMKKIIEKDMTPINIAKDVMENLGIKPLIEPVRGGTDGSKISFMGIPTPNIFAGGENMHGRFEFVSLETMEKAVDVILGIVAYK, from the coding sequence ATGAAATACCCAACACTCTTAGACCGTTTCTTGGTCTATGTCAAAGAAAATACTCGCTCAGATGAAAATTCGACAACCACTCCTTCTACCCAAAACCAAGTCGAGTTTGCACAGAATATCCTTCTGCCTGAAATGGAACGGATTGGTTTGCAGAATGTCCACTACCTACCAAACGGTTTTGCAGTGGGAACACTGCCTGCCAACGACCCAAGTTTGACCCGCAAGATTGGCTTCATCGCCCACATGGATACGGCTGATTTCAACGCAGAAGGTGTGAATCCTCAGATTATCGAAAACTACGACGGTAACCCAATTGCCTTGGGAACTTCTGGCTATGAATTGCATCCAAAAGACTTCCCACAACTTGCCAACTACCACGGTCAAATCCTGATTACCACAGACGGTACTACCTTGCTAGGCTCTGATGACAAATCAGGAATTGCAGAAATCATGACAGCTATTGAATTCCTAATCCAAAACCCCGACATCAAACACTGCGAAATCCGTGTCGGCTTTGGTCCTGACGAAGAAATCGGTGTCGGAGCAGACAAGTTTGATGTGAAAGACTTCGATGTGGACTTTGCCTACACTATGGACGGTGGACCGCTGGGCGAACTCCAGTACGAAACCTTCTCAGCAGCAGGTGCAAAGATTGATTTCCTAGGACGCAATGTCCACCCAGGATCTGCTAAGGACCAGATGATCAATGCCTTCCAAATGGCTATTGATTTCCACAATGCCCTTCCAGAAACAGACCGCCCTGAAAAAACCGAAGGATATGAAGGTTTCTTCCACTTGATGAACATGGAGGGCAGCGTTGATACTGCTTCTACCACCTATATCATCCGCGACTTTGAGGAAGAAGATTTCCAAGCCCGCAAGCAACTCATGCTGGACATCGCTGAAAAGATGAATGCCAACTTTGACACTCCACGCGTCATTGTCAACCTACATGACCAGTACTACAACATGAAGAAAATCATCGAAAAAGATATGACTCCAATTAACATTGCTAAGGACGTTATGGAAAATCTAGGCATCAAGCCACTGATTGAGCCTGTTCGCGGAGGAACAGACGGCTCTAAGATTTCCTTCATGGGCATTCCAACACCAAATATCTTCGCAGGTGGCGAAAACATGCACGGTCGCTTCGAGTTCGTCAGCTTAGAAACCATGGAAAAAGCCGTCGATGTCATCCTTGGAATCGTCGCTTACAAATAA
- a CDS encoding DUF5684 domain-containing protein, translating into MTEETLAQGILIGIWGTTLLFSFIWYILVAISNYILFKKAGYAGWKSLIPIYNLYIQQCITFGYEKRWFILFLLIPLAGPLYGIYLVYNFGRSFGLSAVQAIFYVLLTPIFNLYIAFNDGSRYQGPQEFFID; encoded by the coding sequence ATGACAGAAGAAACATTAGCACAGGGAATTCTCATTGGCATTTGGGGTACAACACTACTATTTTCATTTATTTGGTATATTCTTGTTGCTATTTCCAACTACATCCTCTTCAAAAAAGCAGGCTACGCTGGTTGGAAATCATTGATTCCAATCTACAATCTCTATATCCAACAATGCATCACCTTCGGCTATGAAAAAAGATGGTTCATTCTATTCTTACTAATTCCACTAGCAGGACCATTATATGGCATCTATCTCGTTTACAATTTTGGTCGTAGCTTCGGTTTATCAGCTGTACAAGCTATCTTCTATGTTCTTCTTACACCTATCTTTAACCTCTACATCGCCTTTAATGATGGAAGTCGTTACCAAGGTCCACAAGAATTCTTTATTGATTAA
- a CDS encoding AEC family transporter, translated as MNELELLARALGFIFVIGLGYTLKVKGIVRREDARIFSSLVMNVTLPASLLVASATTQVSIDLYLPFILGILCNLFLDMVGYWEAKKSGQQTSVGLMQLSGYNIGTFTLPFVQAFFPLSSLLSVIVFDAGNAIMVLGGNYSIAAGVDEEQERMTVATFIKNLSRSVPLVVYLVSLSLAVCSIKLPRELISALTIASNANPFLAMLMLGILLDLKLNWQEISRLAYLLSLRLGANILIAGVIYFLLPIDKTMKIMLLVCLVSPISVMSPIYALKLGSRSAEPANVNSLSILVSLVMMVLLIFLFV; from the coding sequence ATGAATGAACTTGAATTATTAGCCCGTGCTCTCGGTTTTATCTTTGTTATCGGTTTAGGTTATACATTAAAAGTCAAAGGGATTGTTCGAAGGGAAGATGCAAGAATCTTTTCTAGCTTAGTGATGAATGTTACGCTACCAGCTTCTCTCCTTGTAGCTTCAGCGACAACCCAAGTATCTATAGATTTATACCTTCCCTTCATATTAGGGATTCTTTGTAATCTTTTTTTGGATATGGTAGGATACTGGGAAGCAAAGAAGTCTGGTCAACAGACTTCCGTCGGTCTTATGCAGTTATCAGGCTATAATATTGGAACCTTTACACTCCCATTTGTGCAAGCTTTTTTTCCGCTATCTAGTCTACTAAGTGTCATCGTATTTGATGCGGGGAATGCAATCATGGTTCTAGGTGGGAATTACAGTATCGCAGCTGGTGTGGATGAAGAGCAGGAAAGAATGACCGTTGCAACTTTTATAAAGAATCTTTCACGCTCAGTTCCACTAGTAGTCTATCTAGTTAGCCTATCGTTAGCAGTCTGCTCTATCAAACTTCCACGCGAACTTATCTCTGCGCTGACGATAGCCAGTAACGCCAATCCTTTTTTAGCCATGCTCATGTTGGGAATCTTGCTTGATTTAAAATTGAATTGGCAAGAAATTAGTCGATTGGCCTATCTTCTCTCTTTGAGGCTGGGTGCGAATATTCTAATAGCAGGAGTCATTTATTTTCTTCTACCTATTGATAAAACGATGAAAATCATGTTGCTGGTCTGTCTAGTTTCTCCGATTTCAGTCATGTCCCCAATTTATGCATTAAAGTTAGGTAGTCGCTCAGCTGAACCTGCCAACGTTAACTCCTTATCTATTTTGGTCAGCCTAGTCATGATGGTTCTTCTTATTTTTCTATTCGTTTAA
- a CDS encoding PadR family transcriptional regulator — translation MYYPVSSILIEFLVLAIVEKQDSYGYEISQTIKIVADIKESTLYPILKKLEKAGYVTTYTQEFQGRKRKYYTITPAGREHIPFLQGEWNSYKDHIDGIIEGSLRK, via the coding sequence ATGTACTACCCCGTATCCTCTATCTTGATAGAATTTCTGGTCTTAGCCATCGTGGAAAAGCAGGATTCCTACGGCTATGAAATCAGTCAAACCATCAAGATAGTTGCTGATATAAAGGAATCCACACTCTACCCTATTTTGAAAAAATTGGAAAAGGCGGGCTACGTCACCACCTATACCCAAGAATTTCAAGGGAGAAAGAGAAAATACTACACCATCACACCTGCTGGACGTGAGCACATCCCCTTCCTGCAAGGTGAATGGAATAGCTACAAAGACCATATTGACGGAATTATAGAAGGGAGCTTACGAAAATGA
- a CDS encoding DUF4097 family beta strand repeat-containing protein yields MTRADYLNQLEQALFQLHPSARQEALDYFNEYFDEKDNDEEAIIELGTPDEAAKEIIANLPEDALITEQDQASPHSSKPFDFNFDFDFQFDWENFFNNFKHSAYQARERIKLTAKIEELPEFSNLQISLEDQALSVQSYNGEAVLLHNPVSEDGSYQAFDYQLVQDSLYLTSKPTPNHLYFSNNQTSSAILKIPKKLLPLTSLNLKTTDSSLTMAAVQASEQLVINAKDSSISMTKVSCPSSALRLEDSTLTISDGQMSELKLEASDAVITLSSMSLSDARITLEDCVWKLKDFVIEKSLNCQAEDSVLTYKPSTDISLDIWEEDSSLKLPKDKAFTMMKEGDITHLSYKQENSPAQLVIHCQDCQLSVG; encoded by the coding sequence ATGACACGCGCAGATTATTTGAACCAACTGGAACAAGCATTATTTCAACTTCATCCAAGTGCCAGACAGGAGGCTTTAGACTACTTCAATGAATATTTTGACGAAAAGGATAACGACGAGGAAGCTATTATAGAGCTAGGAACACCTGATGAAGCAGCAAAGGAAATCATTGCCAATCTACCTGAAGATGCCCTAATCACCGAGCAAGACCAAGCAAGTCCACATTCATCTAAACCATTTGATTTCAACTTTGATTTTGATTTTCAATTTGACTGGGAGAATTTTTTCAACAATTTTAAACATTCAGCCTATCAAGCTAGGGAAAGAATTAAATTGACGGCGAAGATTGAAGAATTACCTGAGTTTTCAAATCTACAGATTTCGCTCGAAGATCAGGCTCTTAGCGTTCAAAGTTATAACGGAGAAGCTGTCTTATTGCACAATCCTGTTTCAGAAGATGGTAGCTACCAGGCTTTTGACTATCAACTGGTTCAGGATAGTTTGTACCTAACAAGCAAGCCTACCCCTAATCACCTCTACTTCTCAAACAATCAAACCAGCTCTGCTATTCTCAAAATCCCTAAAAAACTACTGCCCCTTACTAGTCTCAATCTGAAAACGACAGATAGTAGTCTGACGATGGCGGCTGTGCAAGCGAGCGAACAGCTAGTCATCAATGCAAAAGATAGCAGTATCAGCATGACGAAAGTGAGCTGCCCAAGCTCTGCTCTACGGTTAGAAGACTCTACACTAACTATCTCAGATGGACAGATGAGCGAGTTAAAATTGGAAGCCAGCGATGCTGTTATCACTCTCTCAAGCATGAGCCTTTCAGATGCAAGGATAACATTAGAAGACTGTGTCTGGAAGTTGAAGGATTTTGTTATTGAAAAGAGCCTTAACTGCCAGGCTGAAGATTCTGTCTTAACCTATAAACCAAGTACGGACATCAGTTTAGACATCTGGGAGGAAGATTCTAGCCTTAAACTTCCAAAGGATAAGGCGTTTACAATGATGAAAGAGGGTGACATCACTCATCTCAGCTACAAGCAAGAAAATAGCCCTGCTCAGCTAGTTATTCATTGTCAAGACTGCCAGCTTAGTGTGGGATAA
- a CDS encoding DUF1700 domain-containing protein: protein MNRKEYLQKLEKYLKNLPKEDFQDTLDYFNEYFDEKENDEQAIQELGSPKEAAHEILANLYDKEKTEDKPNTRNMVWLTILSILAAPIGVPLAITLVALFITLLLIIFSLFLLLISLWIVLLSLAIAQLLLAFDLFTLSWSTSLLFTGLALICLALTLLGSKFTLDLGSKTFLLVLHWIQRKIRKGGYYETA, encoded by the coding sequence ATGAATCGCAAGGAATATTTACAGAAACTCGAAAAATATCTCAAAAACCTACCAAAAGAAGATTTTCAAGATACCTTGGACTATTTCAATGAATATTTTGACGAAAAGGAAAACGATGAGCAAGCTATTCAAGAGCTAGGCAGTCCAAAAGAAGCCGCCCATGAAATCCTAGCCAATCTCTATGATAAAGAGAAGACTGAGGATAAGCCAAATACCCGCAATATGGTCTGGCTGACCATCCTCTCTATCCTTGCCGCCCCAATCGGCGTCCCCCTAGCAATCACCTTGGTCGCCCTCTTCATCACCCTTCTCCTAATCATCTTTAGCCTCTTTCTGCTCCTTATCTCACTCTGGATTGTCCTCCTCAGTCTAGCAATCGCCCAGCTACTCCTCGCCTTTGACCTCTTCACACTATCATGGTCTACCTCCCTCCTCTTCACAGGCCTGGCCCTCATCTGCTTGGCCCTCACTCTATTGGGTAGTAAATTCACTCTAGACCTTGGAAGCAAAACCTTCTTGCTTGTTTTACATTGGATACAAAGAAAGATTCGCAAAGGAGGCTATTATGAAACAGCTTAA
- a CDS encoding DUF4097 family beta strand repeat-containing protein — translation MKQLKPFTKISLSLFTLGTILSLIGYLAGGWTNMKTVAENYFQPQTASFTDIRSIEVNEKLSIMPSPDKQFHLHYYRNQHKGIDLLSHQVQHGKLTISSAYQGIVTYDGLLEPILNLVNDQNVAYYQPVLQVPKNSTIETLSGSIQGDVYLDKVTIQDFQLFVENGDMLIENSQLSFAHLSHLNGEVAINHSTLISPKDISDTVGSSLTIEDGDFKAENLKLEGRHSISNYGGSIDISLHSKTKTDIHIDASQNNLGIDLPTYSNPQSTNYLNISTLDGELSIR, via the coding sequence ATGAAACAGCTTAAACCATTTACGAAAATCAGTCTGAGCCTGTTCACTCTTGGAACAATTCTCAGTCTCATTGGCTACCTGGCTGGCGGTTGGACAAATATGAAAACTGTTGCAGAAAACTATTTTCAGCCCCAAACGGCAAGCTTTACGGATATTCGTTCTATAGAGGTCAATGAAAAACTGTCCATTATGCCCTCGCCTGACAAACAATTTCACCTCCACTATTACCGAAATCAGCACAAAGGCATTGACCTCCTCAGCCACCAAGTTCAACATGGAAAATTAACCATTTCTAGTGCCTATCAAGGCATCGTTACTTATGATGGTTTACTCGAACCTATCTTAAATCTTGTCAATGACCAGAATGTTGCCTACTACCAACCTGTCTTACAGGTCCCTAAAAATAGCACAATCGAAACACTCTCAGGGAGCATTCAAGGAGATGTCTATCTGGATAAAGTGACTATTCAAGATTTCCAACTCTTTGTTGAAAATGGTGACATGTTGATTGAAAACAGTCAACTCAGCTTTGCTCATTTGTCACACCTCAATGGAGAAGTAGCAATCAATCATTCCACATTAATAAGTCCGAAAGACATTTCCGATACTGTCGGCAGTAGCTTAACGATTGAGGATGGGGATTTTAAAGCTGAAAACCTAAAACTAGAAGGAAGACATAGTATCAGTAATTACGGTGGTTCAATCGACATTTCTCTTCATTCCAAAACAAAAACTGACATCCATATAGATGCCAGTCAAAATAATCTGGGAATTGACCTTCCAACCTATTCCAATCCCCAATCCACTAATTACCTCAACATCTCTACACTAGATGGTGAATTGAGCATTCGGTAA
- a CDS encoding DUF1304 domain-containing protein, which produces MSIFTTILASIVAIEHLYIMYLETFATHSDSTSRVFNMEKEELQRKSVTALFKNQGIYNGLLAVFLFYGIFTGNLEITSIFVLCVIAAAAYGAITASPKIILTQGGPAILALISILLFK; this is translated from the coding sequence ATGTCTATTTTTACCACTATTCTAGCTAGTATCGTAGCTATTGAGCACCTATATATCATGTATTTGGAAACCTTTGCGACCCATTCAGACTCTACTAGTCGCGTATTCAATATGGAGAAGGAAGAATTACAACGTAAGTCTGTGACTGCATTGTTCAAGAATCAAGGAATTTATAATGGCTTGTTGGCGGTCTTCTTGTTCTACGGTATTTTTACTGGTAATTTAGAAATTACAAGCATTTTTGTTCTATGTGTTATTGCTGCAGCAGCTTATGGTGCTATTACAGCAAGTCCAAAAATTATCTTAACCCAAGGTGGACCAGCTATCTTGGCATTGATCTCTATTTTGTTGTTTAAATAA
- a CDS encoding MarR family winged helix-turn-helix transcriptional regulator: MQEMEDLLYRLKVTDETISNLFEKQLGISLTRYSILQTLLKDAPLHQLALQERLQIDRAAVTRHLKLLEESGYIIRKRNPDNQREVLVWPTEQAREALITNPSAHHQAIKASMNQILTVEESEQFLATLDKLLIGLQNLPI, translated from the coding sequence ATGCAAGAAATGGAAGATTTGTTATACAGATTGAAAGTGACAGATGAGACGATTTCCAATCTTTTTGAAAAGCAGTTGGGAATCAGTTTGACACGCTATTCAATATTGCAAACATTACTAAAAGATGCACCCCTGCATCAGTTGGCTTTGCAGGAGCGGCTTCAGATAGACCGCGCAGCGGTTACGCGTCATCTCAAATTGTTGGAGGAGAGTGGCTATATCATTCGCAAGCGAAATCCTGACAATCAGAGAGAAGTACTTGTCTGGCCAACTGAGCAGGCTAGAGAAGCGCTAATCACGAATCCTTCTGCCCACCACCAAGCTATCAAAGCTTCGATGAATCAGATTCTAACTGTTGAGGAGAGCGAGCAATTCCTAGCCACTCTTGATAAACTATTGATTGGCTTGCAAAATCTACCTATATAA
- a CDS encoding threonine/serine exporter family protein codes for MENTPRLNLVIDVLMLAGAILAQSGAEIHRVEDTMIRIAHSQGIEQANVLAIPAAIFFSIDHTNISRMKRIVNSNYDMQKVCDVNQISRSLANEEISLEEAWSQLNAIKQQKPPYNNIQITLAAVVAAPFFTIMFGGSLLDAAGAVLATALAFPISLIVERYIGIDFVTTFVGAFVFSLTSYLLSATTTLPINPNLINAGAVMPFVPGIAFTNAVRDLMTNHINTGMTKFFQTALIILSLGAGTTVAFMLVR; via the coding sequence ATGGAAAACACTCCTAGACTAAACTTGGTCATAGACGTGCTCATGCTCGCTGGTGCCATTTTGGCACAAAGCGGTGCAGAAATTCACCGAGTTGAAGATACCATGATTCGGATTGCACATTCACAAGGAATTGAACAGGCCAATGTCCTTGCCATCCCTGCTGCTATCTTTTTCTCCATCGACCATACGAATATTTCGCGTATGAAACGCATTGTCAATTCAAATTACGACATGCAGAAAGTTTGTGACGTCAACCAAATCTCCCGTTCCCTAGCCAATGAAGAAATCAGCCTAGAAGAAGCATGGAGCCAATTAAATGCAATCAAACAACAAAAGCCACCTTATAACAATATCCAAATAACCTTAGCTGCCGTAGTAGCCGCACCATTTTTTACCATCATGTTCGGAGGTTCTCTTTTAGATGCAGCAGGTGCTGTCCTCGCAACAGCTTTAGCTTTCCCTATCTCCCTAATTGTCGAGCGCTATATTGGAATTGATTTTGTCACCACCTTCGTTGGCGCCTTTGTCTTCTCACTCACCTCTTATTTATTAAGCGCAACCACTACTCTCCCCATTAATCCTAACCTGATTAATGCAGGGGCAGTCATGCCTTTTGTACCAGGGATTGCTTTTACAAATGCCGTAAGAGACCTCATGACCAATCATATCAATACAGGGATGACCAAATTTTTCCAAACTGCGCTTATTATCTTATCGCTCGGTGCAGGTACAACTGTGGCCTTTATGCTTGTGAGGTAA
- a CDS encoding threonine/serine exporter family protein translates to MTPVHFLLQALASYIAIAAFLIVLNVQRKMLVPGGLLGMLVWLIYLSLLGPTNVLIATFFAAIIGSCVSQIMSIWLKTPSVIFSLAILAPLVPGYRAYMTTTYFVSGDHAQALTNITTVLTLALVIPIGMASGTILLHLYKVLRTGKKAA, encoded by the coding sequence ATGACACCAGTTCACTTCTTATTACAGGCACTCGCCTCTTATATCGCTATCGCAGCCTTCTTAATTGTTCTCAATGTTCAAAGAAAAATGCTGGTCCCTGGTGGACTCCTAGGCATGCTTGTTTGGCTCATCTATCTTTCATTATTAGGACCAACTAATGTACTGATTGCTACCTTTTTCGCAGCAATTATCGGATCCTGTGTCAGTCAAATCATGAGTATTTGGTTAAAAACACCCTCCGTCATCTTTTCATTGGCTATACTTGCACCACTTGTTCCAGGCTATCGAGCCTACATGACCACGACTTATTTCGTTTCTGGGGACCACGCTCAAGCCCTAACCAATATCACTACCGTCTTAACTTTAGCCTTAGTCATTCCCATCGGTATGGCCAGCGGAACAATATTATTACACCTTTATAAGGTTCTTCGAACAGGCAAAAAAGCAGCCTAA
- a CDS encoding cation diffusion facilitator family transporter: MNQNVTNLKLAERGALLSIGAYIVLSGIKLVAGQLFHSDALRADAFNNISDIIGNIAVLVGLKMAQKPADTDHKFGHWKMEDLASLITSFIMFVVGFQVLYDTLQKLISNSSIEVDIMGAIVGIFSALVMLAVYLYNNRLAKKVRSKALEAAAKDNLSDAVTSIGTSIAIFAAAFNFPIVDKIAAIIITFFILKTAYDIFMESFFTLSDGFDENLLKKYEEDILKLPKIVSVKSQRGRTYGANIYLDVVLEMNPDLSVYESHEVTEQVEQLLTLKHGVFDVDIHVEPSEIPHDEMYEHVYDKLFRFETEIQAHANGYEELIDDQYLLIDAKGRYRNKTQMLADHPIQTTYLSNYQMTSISQKSKLVTFEIGDYVHTSLWRRHENWTVIFHQISKKQASQIEATEKSSDLHNP; the protein is encoded by the coding sequence ATGAACCAAAACGTAACCAATCTAAAACTTGCTGAACGTGGTGCCTTGCTATCTATCGGTGCCTATATTGTCTTATCAGGTATCAAACTCGTTGCAGGACAGCTCTTTCATTCGGATGCCTTACGAGCAGATGCCTTCAATAATATTTCTGATATTATCGGTAATATCGCTGTACTTGTTGGACTAAAAATGGCACAGAAACCAGCTGATACCGATCATAAATTTGGACACTGGAAAATGGAAGACTTGGCAAGCTTGATTACATCCTTCATCATGTTTGTCGTTGGTTTCCAAGTACTCTATGATACCCTCCAAAAACTAATCAGCAATTCTTCTATCGAAGTAGACATTATGGGGGCCATTGTCGGAATTTTTTCTGCACTAGTTATGTTAGCTGTTTATTTATATAATAACCGCTTGGCAAAAAAAGTACGTTCCAAGGCCTTAGAAGCAGCTGCCAAGGATAATCTATCCGATGCAGTCACTTCCATAGGAACTTCTATCGCGATCTTTGCTGCGGCTTTCAACTTCCCTATTGTCGATAAAATTGCAGCCATCATCATTACCTTCTTTATCCTAAAAACAGCCTACGATATTTTTATGGAAAGCTTCTTTACCCTATCTGATGGATTTGATGAAAACTTATTGAAAAAGTACGAGGAAGATATTCTCAAACTCCCAAAAATCGTTTCTGTCAAATCACAACGTGGTCGGACTTATGGAGCCAATATCTACCTTGATGTTGTTTTAGAAATGAATCCAGACTTATCCGTTTATGAAAGTCATGAAGTGACTGAGCAGGTTGAGCAACTCCTAACACTCAAACATGGAGTTTTTGATGTGGATATTCACGTAGAACCATCTGAAATTCCACACGATGAGATGTATGAGCATGTGTACGACAAACTCTTCCGTTTTGAAACAGAGATACAAGCACATGCTAATGGGTATGAAGAATTGATTGACGACCAGTATCTCTTAATTGATGCCAAAGGCCGCTATCGAAATAAAACTCAGATGCTTGCCGACCACCCCATCCAAACCACGTATTTATCCAATTACCAAATGACCTCCATTAGCCAAAAATCAAAATTAGTTACGTTTGAAATTGGTGATTATGTTCATACGTCACTTTGGCGCCGTCATGAAAATTGGACTGTTATTTTCCACCAGATTTCAAAGAAACAAGCCTCTCAGATCGAAGCTACTGAAAAAAGCTCTGATTTGCATAATCCATAA
- a CDS encoding GntP family permease, producing the protein MTILATLGVLLAIVAIIYWTSKNLHVIIAAPLASLIIILTNQMNVLEVMLGKEQSYMAGLAGFLINNFAIFMLGSILARYMEASGATQTIANSILKVMGKDSPYKGLLAITLIASILTYGGVSIFVVIFTLLPLSRPLFKELNINWALFPIPVFLGAGTYTMTTLPGAPSIQNVIPTKVLGTSLTAAPIISLAASLTLLVFGLLYMAYCLKKSLANGETYTEEEDETAVVVADKTPNLFLSVLPLFSLIGTIFLMSKTPNVLAIGLLVSILLSALIFYPYLPNQKEILNAATTASIVPAFATSSTVAFGTVLTLSAGFAVIQEWIQQIPGSPLISLSVSTALISGIIGSSSGAIGIASSNFLPSYLEMGINPELLHRVVVVASAILTVMPQSGVMITFHNLSKLSMKRGLKYSFILVTVGHLLALFVILLLAPLLY; encoded by the coding sequence ATGACAATTTTAGCAACTTTAGGAGTTTTATTGGCTATTGTAGCCATTATTTATTGGACATCAAAAAATTTACATGTTATCATTGCTGCACCACTCGCTAGTTTAATCATCATTCTGACCAATCAGATGAATGTTTTGGAAGTTATGTTGGGCAAAGAGCAGTCTTATATGGCGGGCTTAGCAGGTTTTTTGATTAATAATTTTGCCATCTTTATGTTGGGGTCTATCTTGGCACGTTATATGGAGGCAAGTGGAGCTACGCAGACGATCGCCAATAGCATTTTGAAGGTAATGGGAAAGGATAGTCCCTATAAGGGCTTGTTAGCTATCACTTTGATTGCTTCCATTCTGACCTATGGTGGTGTGAGTATTTTTGTAGTTATTTTTACCTTGCTTCCCCTTTCACGCCCCCTCTTTAAAGAGTTGAATATCAACTGGGCACTTTTTCCGATTCCTGTCTTTTTGGGAGCAGGTACCTATACGATGACAACTCTTCCTGGGGCACCTTCCATCCAGAATGTCATTCCGACAAAAGTTTTGGGAACTAGCTTGACCGCGGCACCCATTATCAGTTTGGCAGCCAGCTTGACACTATTAGTATTTGGCTTGCTCTACATGGCCTACTGCCTCAAGAAAAGTCTAGCAAATGGAGAGACGTATACGGAAGAAGAGGATGAAACTGCAGTAGTGGTAGCTGATAAGACACCAAATCTATTTTTATCAGTCTTGCCTCTATTCAGTCTTATTGGGACGATTTTCCTAATGAGTAAAACTCCGAATGTCCTGGCAATCGGATTGTTGGTCTCTATCCTTCTATCAGCCTTGATTTTTTATCCATATCTGCCAAATCAAAAAGAAATTTTGAATGCTGCGACAACGGCATCTATAGTGCCTGCTTTTGCAACTTCTAGTACAGTAGCCTTTGGGACTGTGTTAACTTTGTCAGCAGGTTTTGCAGTCATTCAAGAATGGATTCAACAAATACCAGGATCACCTCTAATCAGTTTATCTGTTTCGACAGCATTGATTAGTGGTATTATCGGTTCATCTTCTGGTGCGATAGGTATTGCTTCAAGTAATTTCCTTCCTTCCTATTTGGAAATGGGGATTAATCCGGAGTTGCTGCATCGTGTAGTAGTAGTTGCATCGGCTATTTTGACAGTTATGCCTCAGTCTGGTGTGATGATTACCTTCCACAATCTTTCGAAATTAAGTATGAAACGTGGCCTCAAGTATTCGTTTATCCTAGTGACAGTTGGGCATTTGTTAGCATTATTTGTGATTTTACTGTTGGCACCTTTGCTATATTAG